The following proteins are co-located in the Pedobacter sp. FW305-3-2-15-E-R2A2 genome:
- a CDS encoding DUF4105 domain-containing protein: protein MRILKKFLILSIFFLLCHKASISSPIPSLQNISVSLLTCEKTDRYIYALFGHSAIRIRDEAHQLDLVYNYGTFDTNDPGFYVNFLHGRMKYFLSQTDYQTFIRSYLMDEQSVTEQKLHLSETGKSKLISILQTQIKPENRSYNYDFIRQNCSTKIIDLLSESIGPDFDQSLSEVSKGKGPSIRELLAPYLKHDKFEMIGMNSFLGKQSDTLTNRTLSLFLPDTLRKRIDEMQFPERKFSGPITYLYKANPNASSHTFLLSTLYYGLILLLLFPILGRLLIDIRKYPVLKRSASLLSGSFLLLLSAAGLLLIYLSIYSELDLMRHNFNILWCHPFYPALFFRKTSKMAAIVFLAGILTFIFLYINTMPFPALFPLLLLLILWLSFHILPGKE, encoded by the coding sequence ATGAGAATATTAAAAAAGTTTCTAATCCTCAGCATTTTTTTCCTGCTGTGTCATAAAGCAAGTATATCAAGTCCTATCCCCAGCCTCCAGAACATTTCGGTTAGCCTGTTGACCTGCGAAAAAACCGACCGGTATATTTATGCCCTGTTTGGACATAGCGCGATCCGGATCAGGGATGAAGCTCATCAGCTGGACCTTGTTTACAATTATGGAACCTTTGACACCAATGACCCGGGATTCTATGTCAACTTTCTCCATGGCAGAATGAAATACTTTCTGTCCCAAACAGATTACCAGACCTTTATCCGTTCTTACCTGATGGATGAACAATCCGTTACGGAACAAAAGCTGCACTTGAGCGAAACCGGGAAGAGCAAGCTAATTTCCATTCTACAGACACAAATAAAGCCTGAAAACAGGTCTTATAATTATGATTTCATCAGGCAAAACTGTTCCACTAAAATCATCGACCTCTTATCGGAATCTATAGGTCCTGATTTTGACCAGTCCTTATCGGAAGTCAGCAAGGGAAAAGGGCCTTCCATCCGGGAACTACTGGCCCCCTATCTGAAACACGATAAGTTTGAAATGATTGGCATGAACAGCTTTCTCGGCAAGCAATCCGATACCCTGACCAACAGGACCCTCAGCTTATTTTTGCCCGATACCCTGCGAAAAAGAATTGACGAAATGCAATTCCCGGAACGCAAGTTCTCCGGCCCCATCACTTATTTATATAAGGCTAATCCAAATGCCAGTAGCCACACTTTCCTGTTGAGCACCTTGTATTATGGATTAATTTTACTCCTTTTATTTCCCATCCTGGGCAGACTGCTGATCGACATCCGAAAATATCCTGTATTAAAACGGTCAGCCTCTCTCCTCAGTGGATCTTTTCTCCTTCTCCTGAGTGCTGCCGGCTTGCTCCTTATTTACCTCTCTATCTATTCAGAACTGGATCTGATGCGACATAATTTCAATATTTTATGGTGTCATCCATTTTATCCGGCCTTGTTTTTCAGGAAAACATCAAAGATGGCAGCGATTGTCTTCCTTGCCGGGATACTGACATTTATCTTCTTATATATCAACACTATGCCTTTCCCTGCTTTATTCCCGCTTTTACTGCTGCTGATTTTATGGCTAAGCTTCCATATTTTACCGGGAAAGGAATAA